The Chryseolinea soli nucleotide sequence TCGGCGTCCGTGCTCCCGTTCCGTTTTGAAGGGCGTTGTAGGTGAGATCATCGAAGGCAAAGACGGCGGCGGAAGCAACTTCGCCTTGCGTCTTTGAGGCTTGGGCAGTAAAGCCTCCCACGACGTTCAGGTTGTGTTTGTCGTTGAATACTTTGCTATAAGTAAGCGTATTCTCGTTCAACCAACTGCTGGTAAATTGCGAACCGATGGTAGCGATACCGCCGGTGCCTACGCCACCAGAGGGATTGCCTTCATAGGTGCTATTGGGCAGGTACCGGTTCTGGCGGTTGTAGACAATATCCGTTCCCAACAAAACTTTCAGCGCCAGGCCGTCGGCAATTTTATATTCACCCGCTACGTTGGCCAGCAAACGCGATGTACGCGATTCGTTGACCTGGTTCAGCAACGAGTTGATGGGATTTTGCAACGGCGAGTCCGTAGATGTATTTTTCACGAAGTTGCCCAGCGTATCATACACCGGGATGGCCGGTGATGTCAGGAGCAGGTTGGGCACTATAGCGTTGGGAGCGACCTTACCATTGGTTTGCGCCGCGGTGACATAGGACGTGATCCTGAATTTCTCGTTGACCTCATGATCAATGCTAAAGCGCATGGCATAGCGTTTGAATCCCGTGTTCCTCAACACGCCGTCCTGGTTAAAGTAGTTGCCGGAAATGGCCAGGGCCGTGCGCTCGGAACCGGTATAGATGGCGAGACTGTGACTTTGCACGGCAGCCTGCGTGAACGCCGCCTTCTGCCAGTCGGTTCCTTCACCGATGGTATCGTATTTGAACGCACCTGCGGCCGGAAGTGTCGGGGCCTTTCCATTGGGTGTATTGACGTACGCTTCCTTGCGCAATTCCCACCATTGCCGGGCATTCAACACCGGCACCGTGCGGATCACCTCCTGCACACCATAATACCCGTCATACACGATAGACGAACGATCGGTCTTGCTTCCCTTCTTGGTCGTGACCATGATGACGCCGTTGGCGCCGCGCGAACCGTAGATGGCCGTGGCCGAAGCATCCTTCAACACTTCGATGTCGGCGATGTCGTTAGGGGTTAAAAAAGAAAGCGGGTTCAGCTTGGGTCCGTCCACCACACCGGCGTCGTTGACGCTATAGTCGTTGTTGATGGGGAAACCGTCAATGACATACAAGGGATCGGATGCTGCCGTGATGGAGTTGTTCCCACGCACCTGCACGCTAACGCCCCCGCCCGGCTGACCGGTGGTTTGGGTTACCGTGACACCGGCCGTAGCACCCTGCAATAAACGCTCAGGCGAACTCACCGGCTGTGCTTTCAACTCCACGGGAACCGAAGCGACCGAGCCGGTAATGTCTTTGCGTCTCAACTCGCCATAGCCCACCACCACCACTTCGTCCAACACGTTGTCGATCTTCAACGTCACATCCAGGGGTTCTTCGGGCAATTCATAGATGTCGACATCTTGCGCTTTGTAGCCGACAAGATTCACCGTAAGCGTAAAGGGAAATTGTTTGGCAGCCTTCAACGAAAACTCGCCGTTGGCATCGGCCAGAACCGAATTCGTAGTACCTTTTATATAGACCGAAGAGCCTGGCAGCGGACCGCCGTCTTCGTCTTTCACACTTCCTTTAATGACTTCCTGGGCCAGGGCCGACCCAAGCGATAGCAACAGAAACGATGTTGCCAGTAAAATTCTCTTCATAAAAATGGATTATAGGGGATGGTTGTTTGATTACATTAGTTGATGGCGACGCCGTCGAACTTTTCCTTGCTGGGTAAAAAACGCTTGGGTTCCGGTTTCAGGAAACCGAAATCGTGCAGCGTATCCTGGCTGTTGTCGAGCACCCATTTGAGAAACTTCAGGGCCTCGGGATTGGAGCCGTTTTTCGCGATCGACAAATGCAGGTATTCTACCGGGATGTTCTTGGGCGCTTCATCTTCAATTTTCTGCAGCACGACGTCCAGGTTGTCGTAGAATTTCTCGTTGTCGGAAACGCGGCCGTTGTTGTCGGCGTCAACCGGCAAGATGACAAGCCCTTCTAGCGGTTTGCGCGATTTCACATCATACAGCAATCCCGGCACACCATAGGACACACCCGTGGAATCTTTTAGCAACGACTTGATCAGATGCTCGTCGGCACCGGCAATAGCACGGCCCTTGATGTTGGCTTGCTGATAACCAAAATAGTGCGCAAAGGTGATGGGTGCTCCTGCTTTTTGAAGACGGGTGTACAAGGTATACGACGCCGGATCCAGTTTGTCATCTTTGCGGCTTGCCGTCACGTCGTTGAAATAGGTTTGGATGATCTTGTCTTTGGTAAGGCCCTTGTCAGCATAGGTTTTGGCAAAACTTGATTTCGCATTGGCCACCGGCAGCAGGGAATAGCGCGCCAGGTAAACAAAGTCGCGGCTATCCTTTATTTTATCGTCGGGCTCGTAGGCTTCGATCAGCAAATCATATTGACTTGGGTCGGTCACGGTGCGGGGCTCAATCTTTATATCTACATCGGGGTTGGCTGTTTTGTAGGCCTCAATCCATTTCTCAACCAACGGATAGGCAAAGCGCACGCCGGTGATCACGATCTTTTTGGATGAGGCCTCTTGTGCAAAAGCACTGCTGATGCCCAGCAACAGGAAATAGAGAATGAATACAGAAATTAAGGATCTCATGGTGGAATGTTTTTAATGTTTGTGAAAAAGATGGGCGGCGACGGAATGCACCCACGCGTAATGAAATACCACCAAGTCTCTCGTTAAGACGGGTGCATCCGAAGCCATGTATGTGATGTTAAATATTCGTGCACCCGAAGACGGATGGCACGCGCGGTATAGGCGTTATACCCTGGAGAAAATCAACAGCAACAACAACAGCTGTTGCCGGTTCCGGTGTGGAATGATGGAAAGCATGGAAACGCCCTACGTGTTTTCATCGCAGTGATTTTATAGTCCCGTAAAAAAAATGTTACCTCAGGATGTCATGGCATGGTCTTGGTGGGGACGGTTGCCGGAAGATCGTCGAGCTCCTGTTCTCTCCCTTCGCTTCTATAAAATCAATCTGGTGGGAATTGATTACGGACAAGTCAATGTTGGTGGGCGTTGAAATGTCTACTTATTCTATAGACAAAGGAATATCAAAAAATATAGAAAACCAAAATATCCCAAAAAATATTTGAGAAGGCCCATTGCAAACGATTCAAAGCCACGGAATCGGCATAGCACAACCAAAAAAAAGTCTAAAAACAAAAAGGCGCAAAGCCTTCAGTAGAGAAAACTTTGCGCCTTTCTTAGCGCCTCCGCGCCTTTGCGGTTCAATAAGAATGCACGCTCCCGTTATCGCAGCGACAACAACTTCTCAATCTTCTTATTAATCTCCGTATTCTGATATACCCCCCTAAACATCTCCGCCCCGGGCCCATAAGAAAACACCGGCACCGCGATCCCCGTATGATCGTTCGTACTAAAATTACCCAACACCGACCCCTCCGAAATATTGCCGTCCAGCAATGACAAACCACCCGTCTCATGATCGGCTGTGATGATGAGCAACGTCTCGTTATTCTGATCCACAAACTTCATCGCCTCTCCCACCGCCTGGTCCAGGTCGAGCACTTCGCGAACCACATACTCCATATTATTATCATGACCACCCCAATCGATCTGCGCTCCTTCGGTCATCATAAAAAACGGCTGGCGTTGACCAGAAAGGTGCGCCAGACTCTTCGTCAGCGAGCGGGAAACAAAATCCTTGCGTCCCTTGATCTTCGAGACCACCGCAGCGTCTTCCAGGATCACAAAACGATTTGATCTCACGGTGTCGATCGACGAAAACGACGTACTCACGGCGTAGTTTTTCGACGCCAGCGCGGTCAACAGGTTTTGATTGTCTTTGCGGCTTTGAAATGCTTTCTCTCCGCCTCCCACGAGAATATCAACATTGCTCGAGGTGAAATCCTGGGCGATCGCTTCGCTTTTGCTGCGTTCGTTTTGATGGGCATAGAACGAAGCGGGTGTTGCGTCGGTAATGTCACCGTTGGAGATGATGGCCACATTGAAATTGTTGCGCTTGCATTTTTCAGCAAGGGTGGTCAGGCTCGCGCCTTTGGGATCCACACCAATGAAGCGATTGTTGGTCTTGGTGCCCGTGGCCATGGCCGTACCTCCTGCAGCGGAGTCGGTGATGTAGTTATCCGCAGAAGTGGTCACGGAGAAGCCGATGTCGGTGAGCTGAAAAATATTGAGCTGACCGTGGTTGCCCGTATAGCCGCTGTACCATTGGGCCAGACCGGTGCCATCGCCAATGATGAGGATGACGTTCTTCGGCGTTTTCTTCCAACGCTTCACGTTATATTGAGGTGTATATACCGTATGCACTTCCGCGTTGCGAAAAGAGTTCTTCGGGAAACGGATCAGGAAATCCGAAACCTCCAGTACGTGATCGGTATTGATGACATCGATTTTCAGATCCATAAATTTGATCCAGGCGTTCACCATATCGGGCGTGCCCCAGAAACGCATCGGCTTGCCCTTGCTGTGGGCATCCTTGATCACGGCATTCAGTTGGTCGCGTTCCAACTGCACGATCACACCTTTTCCATTCCACTTGCTATACGACCCGAAACTTGCACTCACTAGCGCTACACGACGCAATTGCTCTTCGGTATAGGCAACACCGGGCCGGCCATCAAAGTGAATGAATTCCGGGTAGCGCGACCACAATTGTGGTGCGGGCATATCTCCACTCACCGTGATGCGCAATGTGGGGCACCCGATCAGTGAAGGATACATCTTCAAACTATTGACCAGGGCATCCAATGTGGCTGCCCCTTCTGTTTTCAGATCGATCATCAGCGTCAAGAATTTGCCTTGGTCAGCATAGGCATTTCCTTTGTTGCGGGCAATTTTATCTTGCAGCGGTCGCAGATAAAGGGCCTGCAATGTTCTAGTGGTGTCTTGCTCCGCTGCTTCGTGCGCCACCAGCAGCTTGCCATTGTTGAGAAATACATCCGCTTCTATGAAGCCCACTTGCTTGTCGTAGGCGGCAAAAAAAGGAACCGGATTTTTGTAGTCGTTGTGTGAAAAAATGGCCGATGAATTAAATTCTTGTGCCGATGCGTTCACGGCGGCGAAACTTATCGCGCAGATACCTAATAATTGTCTTGTTGTCATTTTACCAGTTGAGTTGTATATAGAACGGCTCCTTTGTAGTCGATCACCTGCACGAGGAATTTCTCGCGGGTGAGGGAAACCAGCATAAAGCCATATTCGGATTTAGAGAATTTACTAATGGGCAGCATACGCGCCGGGGTATGTTCCGAAGCGGCGCCGGAAATAAAATGGTTTAGCCCGTTGGCCGCCACCATGTGTTGCAGGCTATGCTCGTGTCCGGCGAGGAAGGCGTCAACTTTATATTTTTCAAAAATAGGCTCCAACATCCGGCGGATGGCGCGGGTGTCATTGCCTTCGGTGCGGCCGCCGCCGGTGTACATGGGATGATGCCCCACGACAAATTTCCATTTCACATTCGGCGATGCCTTGGCCAGCGTTTGCTCGATCCATTTCACCTGGGCCGTGCTGTCCTGGTCATGCACCTTGTGACCTTTGCCCTTGTAGTAGCTTTTGATGAGCGGCGTGGTATCGATAAAGACAAAAAGCGCTTGCTGGGTCGTGTCGCCGCCAAGGTTGAACACCTCGGTGTAGTAGCGTGCGGGCATACGCCACCGGCGGCTGATCTTCGAATAGGCCACCTCTGCGTCCGGGTTGGAGCCATAGTCGTGGTTGCCCAGCACGGGGTGCCAATCGCGTTGGAGCGAAAAGGCCGTATAAATGTCTTCGAAGGAATATCTCCACAACGGATCAAATTCACTGACCACGCCTTCGGGATAAAAATTGTCGCCGGTAGTGATGACAAAATCCACGTCGGCCGTTTCGGCGGTCTTGCCCATTTGTGCCGCCACCTCCTTTTGATGATCAGCGCCCACGCGGCCCCAGTCGCCCATCAGGATAAAATTGAGGGCTTGCGGGTTCACCTGGACTTGGGCGGGGATTGCCTTGCCGGTTTGGGCCTGCAACGAAAAGACCACGAGGATGGCGCCGGCCAGCAAGACGAGAAATTTCACGGATACGTTTTTCATGTTAAGCATATGTTCCCTTAAAAGTAATCATCCACGATCGACGGATTGTCAACCGTGGATGAAGTTTTACAAAATTCAAAATTTGATATCCGGAAGGTAGCCGGACAGGCTTGACGCGCTATCGATCACGTCAACGCCACCACAAATTTATCCGTTAAATACATCACCACCATCCACAACACAAAACGATAACACCGTAATAACGATAAGGATATTTCATCACCCGACCTTCGTCCCTATGCGAATACGCGTTGTCCTCTTTCTTTGCCTGATCGTTGTGGGCGCTGCCGCCCAACAGCGAAAAACTGAAAATCTGATCGTGATCACCCTCGACGGATTCCGGTGGCAGGAAGTATTTGCCGGCGCCGATTCCACGTTGCTCTTTAGCAATCGATATAGCGACCCTGATTTCAATAGGACGGCATTCTGGGACGACTCCCCTGAAGCGCGCCGGGAGAAATTGATGCCCTTCCTCTGGGAGGTACTGGCCAACCAAGGCCAGCTCTACGGCAACCGCACGTTCGACAATCGTGTGGTTTGCGCCAATCCCTACTCAGCTTCCTATCCAGGCTACAGCGAACTGTTTACCGGCTTTGTGGACAAGTCTCTGATGTCGAACAAAAAGAAGGAAAATCCAAACAGCAATATGCTTGAAGCCGTGCAAGCCCGGCCTGACTTTCGCGACAAGGTTGGTGTTTTTTCAACGTGGGACGCGGTGCCCTATATTTTGCGCACGGACCGGAACCACATCACCACAAATTCGCCTCGCGCTTATTCCCACGGCACCTCCTCCACACGCGACAGCATTACTTTCGCGCAAGCCTTCGACTATCTAAAACGCAACCATCCCAAAGTGCTCTACATCAGCTTCGATGCGACCGATGCCTTTGCACATGGAGGACACTATGATCAATACTTACAGGCCGCTCACCGGATAGACCGGATGATCGCAGCACTTTGGACCTGGACCCGGTCGCAGGAAGACTACCGGGAGAAAACCTCGCTGCTCATCACCACCGACCACGGTCGTGGAAAAAATTCGCGATCATCCTGGGTCAGGCATGGAACCTTTACGCCGGGCTCCGGGCAGACCTGGTTCGCTTTGATGGGACCGGACACACCGCCGCTTGGGGAGCTCAAGACAAAAACGCGTTACTATCAAAAGCAATTGGCGCAAACCATGGCCAATATACTGGGTGTTGATTTCTCGCCGTCCCACCGGGTAGCCCCAGCCATCGCAGGGACCGTCGCTTACCCAGTCTATACAGGAAGATAAGATTGTCTGCCGTCGCAGTGTCCTGCCTCTACTTTGTCCGCAGAAAGCTGTCGACAACCTTTTTGGAAATGTCGATCGCCTCAAAACGCAACGACCTTCCCGCAACATAAAACCTTCCCATGTGGTGCACCTTCAGCACCGTGTCCATCTGCGGTGTGGCCGACGATTCCTCGGGCTCTAGCGAACCACCCGCACCCCCTACAATCAGAAACGTGGTTTGCTGACGCCCATACATTTTCGTGAGGCGCTCATAGTCGTGCGTATGACCGGCAACGACAAAGTCGATAGAAGAAGATTCGATGACCGGTTCGAGCAACCGGCGGATCGTTTCGTCGCCTTGATAGCCGGCCCAGCCTTGAGAATAGGGCGGTTGATGCAGAAAGACAAAATGCCACGTAGCGGTCTTCCACTGTTCCGACTCCAGTTGTTCACGAAACCACTGATATTGGCGGGACGACGACGGGATGTCGATCGGGAACCGTTCGTTTGGATCCAGCGCAATAAAAGCACAGGGGCCATAACGCCAACTGAAATAATTTTGTGGTATCTGGGGAAGATAATGTTTGTATCGTTCGGGTTGAAGGTCATCGTAGTAACCATCATAGTCGTGATTGCCCGGCACCAGGAAATACGGTCTTTCGGCCGATGACGCGCCAAGCACATTGAAGAACATCCGCCACTCTTCCGCCGTCGCACCGTTGCTCACAATATCGCCCGCCCCAACTCCGAAAGCATCGTCGTAGCCGGAGAGGTTGCTCACGTTTTGTCGAAAATTGTCGATGCCGGATTGGCTGTCGGCCCAAACATTAAAGCTGAAGGGGCGATCGGGCGCCGGAGTGCGAAAAGTGAAAACGGAAGATTGCGTCTTCCCGGATGTCAAGGTGTAGGAATAGGCCGTATCGGGCAACAGGTTCGTTAGAACAAATGATACTTTCTTTCCTTTTTGAATCATCGGCTCCTGCCAACGGTCGCCTTTCAACTGCAGACGTAATTCCACCGGTAAATCACCATCCAATTCCAACGATACGGTCATGCGCTGCGGGTCGTTCCATTGCAGCCAGGGACCGGTGAAATAAGGATAGGCACTCAAGGTTTCCTCGGCCGCCCGGAGTGATGCTTCATCTTTTTGCCGGATCGCGTTTTCCATTTTTTCAAACACACCTTCCACCGGAACGGTCAGCAGCCGCACTTTTTCCATCAGACGCTTCCGGCGAATGTGCAGCGCCGATTGCTCGTTGAATATTTTGTATTGTTCGCGCGTGGCAAACGAAACGTGCCGCAAACCGCCAGCCATGGCATTGTTCAGCACGCGGATGGTAAGGGTCAGGCGGCCACTGGTATCGACGGGAAATTCGTTGTTGTGCAACCGCGATAGGGGCTTGTTATTAATATAGAGTTGCGCGCCATCGTCGGCACGGATAGTGAGGACACCGGGTGTGTGTAGGTCGATCATTTTCGAATACCACATCGGTGTGTTGGGCAGCGTCAGGCGGTGAGGGAGATCGACGCGAGTGCCTTCCACTTTTTTGCAAACAGCTTGCAAACCTTCTTTCGGATCGCCCTGCATGTACGTCCAACTGCTGTCGAACGTTTCTGTCGCCGGTAGTGACGGGGCATCCCATTTATTAAACTCCGCGACAAGCTGCAGTCGCCTCACATCGTCGTCGGGTGCGAACAATGCGCTGTAGGATTTATAGGTTACGGGCGCCGCCGTATCGTGCCTGCCACAGGCCATCATCGCCACAGCCAAAAGAAAGATCAATCTTCTCATTTGCCAGGAAGCGCAGGCTTTATCGCCTCGCCGGTTTTCTTTTCATTCTCATAGGTCACCCCCAAAAGCGTAGCGGCTGTCTTCGCTACTTGATTTTGGTAGTATTGACCGGCCTCTTTCATTTCTCCTTTCGCGGGCGTGTCGGGTCCCAACACGGCGAACCATATTTGATCCGACCCTGTGACTTTTGTTCCATGACTACGCCAATTATCCAGCGGCTCGGTGCCACGTCCATGATCGGTGGTGATGATCAGGGTGGTCTTGTCTTTGTAGGCTGCTTGTGATTGAAGCTCGTTCCAAAGCAGTTCTATGAATTTATCGGTTTGATGCGCCGATGTGAGGTAAGCGTCATACTTCCCGCCATGGGCGAAGTCGTCGGTTTCGCCAAACGAGATGAACATGACCCGCGGTTTTTGTTTGGCTATGTATTCCAGGGCGTAGTGATGCGTGAAACCGTCCATCCTGACCTCACTCCAGGGCCGGGGCAATTCGTTTTGCAACACGTTCAAAAATTTCTCTCGCTCCGAAAGATTTGCACCGCTGGCCGGTTCATAACCGGCGTTGACCAGCACACCACTTCGCTTTTCATGAATGATAAAAGGAAAAACATCCCACGAGCCAAAGGCCGCCACTTTCCCCTTGAACGCCGCTTGCTTGTTCAGAAACTCCAACACGGTCACATTTGGATTTTCAAGCTTATCGTTGCTGTGAATGCGCGCGTCGTCTGCAAAGCCGCAGAGGATCTCGTTATAGCCGGGGTAAGAAAACCACATACCGTTGGAACAGTTCACAAGGTTGCCATATTCCCGGTTGCCATACAGCTGACCTTTTTGTGCAATCACCGACCAGAAAAAAGGCATTAGTTTCTGGCGTCGCTCCACCGCCGTTTCGGCCCAGAAATTTTTCTTCAATGCCGTGGTGTCTTCCACATATTTCTTTTCGCCGATCAGGGCTCTGTCGGCGCCATGAAATAATTCCTGCCAACGATAACCGTCGAAGGTGATGATAAAAACATTCTCCGTCTTCATTTTTTGTTGCGCTGTGCCGATCATGGCCGGCAACAGAAGCAGCATGACTACACCACATCTTAAAAGCTTGATCATAGGATAGAAGTTTTCGGTTCGTATAAAAGTAAAAAAAGGGAGAAAGCTACCCGGATGTTCGCGATCTCCCTTGCTCAAACTAATTACGCGCTAATTGAAATCCCACCACACCTTGGTATTCAGGTTGTCGGGACCTTGGCGTGTCACCGCGGCTTCACGACCGGCGGCGTTGAGCGATTGCTCTGCCAAGGGATAGATATAACGGACCGGTATTTTGTTGTTGTTCAGGTTGCTCGCACCGGGAACCAACACCGGCAGGTTTGTTCTGCGCCAGTCGTACCAGGCCTCCAGTCCATTGAACAGAAGGGCAATCCATTTTTGTGTGCCGATCTTCGCGAGCTTTTCGGCTTGCGATCCGGTGTAGGCCACGCCATCTTGTGTGAAATAGTCGGCCGGCACGGTGAGATCTATTCCATATTCAGCCGGGGTGATCGCTTTATAATAATCCATGTTGGCTTGAATGCCCTGTGTATAAAACGTTTCGGCATTGCCGGTGGAGATGAGATTTTTTTCGCGTGCTTCGGCCAAGATAAATTGCAGTTCAGCATACGTCATCAACAATCCGCGGGAGGCATTGGCAACCGGCGCGGGCTTGCCCGCATCATTGCACACCAGGCAAGCGAAGACAAGACCAACACGTGAGACCGCCAGTGGACCGCCGTTGTAGCTCAACGCCTGCGTATCTTCCAGGCCGTTGGGAATTCCTTCGATCTTCGGTGTGCCGGCCGCTACGGATTTTTCCGTGGGACGCGCAAACACTTTTAACCGCGGATCGTTCAGGTTGGTCAACACATCACCAAGCGTTTTGCTAAGCCTGAATTCATCAAACGACCCAACCCGGGAAGTGTACAACGGCCATTGGTTCGGGGAGCTTGCCAGGTAGACCAATGCCGCATTGTCACTGTTGCTTTCAAAAATGGGGTTGGTGGCCGGATCGTCGAGAATCGCTTGCATTTCGGCTTTCACATCTTTTCTATCGGAGATGCGCATGAGATACCGCAGGCGGAGCGAGTTGGCCAGCTTTTTCCATTTGCCAAGTGCGCCACCAAACAACAGGTCGCCCGCCACGGTTTCGTTGCTGGTACCCAGGATCTCGTTCGCTTTTTTCAGATCGGCCAGGATGCCGGCATAGATCGATTCTTGCGTGTCGTAGGTAGTGAGATAAACAGCGTCGGATTTTGCCTGCGTCGCCTGCGAATAAGGAATATCACCGTGCGCGTCGGTAGCCAGCGAAAACATCCACGACTTCATCACCAACGCCACGCCGAGGTAATTGTTCTGAACCGGAACGGTGTTCTCCGCGATGTCGATGATGTTTTTCACATTGCGCATGTTTCCATAGACGCTGTTCCAGACGCTGGTGCGCTCGCCCCAGAGGTAGCGGTCTTCAT carries:
- a CDS encoding SusC/RagA family TonB-linked outer membrane protein, which gives rise to MKRILLATSFLLLSLGSALAQEVIKGSVKDEDGGPLPGSSVYIKGTTNSVLADANGEFSLKAAKQFPFTLTVNLVGYKAQDVDIYELPEEPLDVTLKIDNVLDEVVVVGYGELRRKDITGSVASVPVELKAQPVSSPERLLQGATAGVTVTQTTGQPGGGVSVQVRGNNSITAASDPLYVIDGFPINNDYSVNDAGVVDGPKLNPLSFLTPNDIADIEVLKDASATAIYGSRGANGVIMVTTKKGSKTDRSSIVYDGYYGVQEVIRTVPVLNARQWWELRKEAYVNTPNGKAPTLPAAGAFKYDTIGEGTDWQKAAFTQAAVQSHSLAIYTGSERTALAISGNYFNQDGVLRNTGFKRYAMRFSIDHEVNEKFRITSYVTAAQTNGKVAPNAIVPNLLLTSPAIPVYDTLGNFVKNTSTDSPLQNPINSLLNQVNESRTSRLLANVAGEYKIADGLALKVLLGTDIVYNRQNRYLPNSTYEGNPSGGVGTGGIATIGSQFTSSWLNENTLTYSKVFNDKHNLNVVGGFTAQASKTQGEVASAAVFAFDDLTYNALQNGTGARTPSSSSVNWQLASFLGRVNYVYNEKYLLTATLRADGSSRFGSGNKWGYFPSAALGWNVNEEDFLKDVRQISFLKLRVSVGTTGNQGIPPYSSLGQIAPNRYNFSNTTVQGYAPITVNNPSLGWEKTFQTNVGFDLGLFNNRVNVIVDAYNKKTTDLLLNAAVPGTSGLSYYDPNTNPSQQSTVYQNIGEVSNKGIEVALNTQNVVTNNFQWNSILIFSKNVNKIVSLGPGVDRIIPTISQPSVLQVGAPVGSFYVYQTDGIIQAEEAGASALTPQANKSAGGQKYKDISGPDGVPDGVITQAYDRVLIKNQPGTNIGFTNTASYKTSFGDFDLTVFFQSNLGGKLYNNNRATLELGTGYYNGSADMLNRYTSTNTNTDVKEAYQDPAVTISDRFIEDASYLRLKNLTIGYTLPTTWTSRIHIQRLRIYGSAQNIATWTNYTGFDPEASFSGQSLVNRGIDNGVYPNSKTILGGISLTF
- a CDS encoding alkaline phosphatase, whose amino-acid sequence is MTTRQLLGICAISFAAVNASAQEFNSSAIFSHNDYKNPVPFFAAYDKQVGFIEADVFLNNGKLLVAHEAAEQDTTRTLQALYLRPLQDKIARNKGNAYADQGKFLTLMIDLKTEGAATLDALVNSLKMYPSLIGCPTLRITVSGDMPAPQLWSRYPEFIHFDGRPGVAYTEEQLRRVALVSASFGSYSKWNGKGVIVQLERDQLNAVIKDAHSKGKPMRFWGTPDMVNAWIKFMDLKIDVINTDHVLEVSDFLIRFPKNSFRNAEVHTVYTPQYNVKRWKKTPKNVILIIGDGTGLAQWYSGYTGNHGQLNIFQLTDIGFSVTTSADNYITDSAAGGTAMATGTKTNNRFIGVDPKGASLTTLAEKCKRNNFNVAIISNGDITDATPASFYAHQNERSKSEAIAQDFTSSNVDILVGGGEKAFQSRKDNQNLLTALASKNYAVSTSFSSIDTVRSNRFVILEDAAVVSKIKGRKDFVSRSLTKSLAHLSGQRQPFFMMTEGAQIDWGGHDNNMEYVVREVLDLDQAVGEAMKFVDQNNETLLIITADHETGGLSLLDGNISEGSVLGNFSTNDHTGIAVPVFSYGPGAEMFRGVYQNTEINKKIEKLLSLR
- a CDS encoding purple acid phosphatase family protein, producing MKNVSVKFLVLLAGAILVVFSLQAQTGKAIPAQVQVNPQALNFILMGDWGRVGADHQKEVAAQMGKTAETADVDFVITTGDNFYPEGVVSEFDPLWRYSFEDIYTAFSLQRDWHPVLGNHDYGSNPDAEVAYSKISRRWRMPARYYTEVFNLGGDTTQQALFVFIDTTPLIKSYYKGKGHKVHDQDSTAQVKWIEQTLAKASPNVKWKFVVGHHPMYTGGGRTEGNDTRAIRRMLEPIFEKYKVDAFLAGHEHSLQHMVAANGLNHFISGAASEHTPARMLPISKFSKSEYGFMLVSLTREKFLVQVIDYKGAVLYTTQLVK
- a CDS encoding alkaline phosphatase family protein, with amino-acid sequence MRIRVVLFLCLIVVGAAAQQRKTENLIVITLDGFRWQEVFAGADSTLLFSNRYSDPDFNRTAFWDDSPEARREKLMPFLWEVLANQGQLYGNRTFDNRVVCANPYSASYPGYSELFTGFVDKSLMSNKKKENPNSNMLEAVQARPDFRDKVGVFSTWDAVPYILRTDRNHITTNSPRAYSHGTSSTRDSITFAQAFDYLKRNHPKVLYISFDATDAFAHGGHYDQYLQAAHRIDRMIAALWTWTRSQEDYREKTSLLITTDHGRGKNSRSSWVRHGTFTPGSGQTWFALMGPDTPPLGELKTKTRYYQKQLAQTMANILGVDFSPSHRVAPAIAGTVAYPVYTGR
- a CDS encoding metallophosphoesterase family protein; protein product: MRRLIFLLAVAMMACGRHDTAAPVTYKSYSALFAPDDDVRRLQLVAEFNKWDAPSLPATETFDSSWTYMQGDPKEGLQAVCKKVEGTRVDLPHRLTLPNTPMWYSKMIDLHTPGVLTIRADDGAQLYINNKPLSRLHNNEFPVDTSGRLTLTIRVLNNAMAGGLRHVSFATREQYKIFNEQSALHIRRKRLMEKVRLLTVPVEGVFEKMENAIRQKDEASLRAAEETLSAYPYFTGPWLQWNDPQRMTVSLELDGDLPVELRLQLKGDRWQEPMIQKGKKVSFVLTNLLPDTAYSYTLTSGKTQSSVFTFRTPAPDRPFSFNVWADSQSGIDNFRQNVSNLSGYDDAFGVGAGDIVSNGATAEEWRMFFNVLGASSAERPYFLVPGNHDYDGYYDDLQPERYKHYLPQIPQNYFSWRYGPCAFIALDPNERFPIDIPSSSRQYQWFREQLESEQWKTATWHFVFLHQPPYSQGWAGYQGDETIRRLLEPVIESSSIDFVVAGHTHDYERLTKMYGRQQTTFLIVGGAGGSLEPEESSATPQMDTVLKVHHMGRFYVAGRSLRFEAIDISKKVVDSFLRTK
- a CDS encoding sulfatase-like hydrolase/transferase encodes the protein MIKLLRCGVVMLLLLPAMIGTAQQKMKTENVFIITFDGYRWQELFHGADRALIGEKKYVEDTTALKKNFWAETAVERRQKLMPFFWSVIAQKGQLYGNREYGNLVNCSNGMWFSYPGYNEILCGFADDARIHSNDKLENPNVTVLEFLNKQAAFKGKVAAFGSWDVFPFIIHEKRSGVLVNAGYEPASGANLSEREKFLNVLQNELPRPWSEVRMDGFTHHYALEYIAKQKPRVMFISFGETDDFAHGGKYDAYLTSAHQTDKFIELLWNELQSQAAYKDKTTLIITTDHGRGTEPLDNWRSHGTKVTGSDQIWFAVLGPDTPAKGEMKEAGQYYQNQVAKTAATLLGVTYENEKKTGEAIKPALPGK
- a CDS encoding SusD/RagB family nutrient-binding outer membrane lipoprotein produces the protein MKNIRKITLLFAAMLVAGACDKDFEDINTNPNVPTVVTPDLLLSGVIKNTLNDQVNEAWSIGNIVVQHTAKIQFVNEDRYLWGERTSVWNSVYGNMRNVKNIIDIAENTVPVQNNYLGVALVMKSWMFSLATDAHGDIPYSQATQAKSDAVYLTTYDTQESIYAGILADLKKANEILGTSNETVAGDLLFGGALGKWKKLANSLRLRYLMRISDRKDVKAEMQAILDDPATNPIFESNSDNAALVYLASSPNQWPLYTSRVGSFDEFRLSKTLGDVLTNLNDPRLKVFARPTEKSVAAGTPKIEGIPNGLEDTQALSYNGGPLAVSRVGLVFACLVCNDAGKPAPVANASRGLLMTYAELQFILAEAREKNLISTGNAETFYTQGIQANMDYYKAITPAEYGIDLTVPADYFTQDGVAYTGSQAEKLAKIGTQKWIALLFNGLEAWYDWRRTNLPVLVPGASNLNNNKIPVRYIYPLAEQSLNAAGREAAVTRQGPDNLNTKVWWDFN